tttgattttattttcttttaatcctTCTGCTGCATTCAAATCATAGAAAGGGCCCACAGTCTTCCTCAAAAGTAATGGATATGGCTCAAGATAAAGGGATGCACTTCCTGCCCTTGTTGCAGCCATTGCACTGTTGCATGGTGCATGCTTCACATTCAGGCCATGCAGCAGATTTTCTTTGCTCAGGCTCCTCTCACAATTATAGAGTTGAAGATATGAAACTGCCTTTGTTGATTGATCAAGAATGGAGAAAAAGGTAGGCAATAAAATGGTAGAGGatgttgaagaaggagaggaaaatgaaaacaaataacaatACAACTAATCAATGGTAGTTTTTCAAGAAGACAACCAGATGTCAAGAATCAGTAGATAAATAAGGATAATGAGGAAATGCTTTACTTTTACATCAGGACATGAAAGCTGACAAGGTATTATATTTCCACTTTCCTATTCAGGTATCTGATTAAGGGGCTTTGTTTAGCTTATCCATTCAAGAAGGAATTGCTAGCTCCCATTTATCCACACTGGGTCTTTATAATACTTAATCAAGGCCCTGATAAGTGATAAAGACAAATTGGAGTTGCCAATATTGATGAGCCTGATACAACACCAAATTGGAGTTGCCAACATTTtgggctatgtcacatgggtgtgtgCAGGATGTGGCAAGTGAATACATCTATTATATAAGTagttttatttgtctatattttaaattttctttatcaaggataccttaatctcatacatAATTCAAAGCTTTATTAATTAAAATGGggggaggaaagagagaagagggaaaaaggtTATCCTCATCTAAGTCTGATGGATCGTGGAGTTTTACTTCTTGAGTTAATTCAGCTGTATTCTGTTCCCAGTTGTCTGAGTAGCTTTGCCACTTAATGATAATATATCTTTATTCAATTTTCTGTGTTCTTTTGTCAAAGCTCTTCCATCACCTGAATTGCCTTTCTTCTAATAGTACGGGGAAAAGTTACTTATATGCAGCCGTTGCATTGCCATCTTTGATTGCAGGAAGCTTATGCAGCCTATGTAGTGGATTATTATATGCATACGTTTGGTGCCAAGCCTCAAACGTATGATCAAGAACATCTAAAGAAAATTACCATTTCAGAACATAGTGGTAACAAGTGACActgtttaatttttaagtttgtCTTATTATTAAACTGTCTTTTCTTGAGATTTGGCATTTTTATTTCCTGAAGATTGTGCTACATTTAATTggatatatattaatatatgtgtgtgtgggtatatgtgtatatatctAACTTGCAGTTTGTGCCAGGTGATCGCCTATGGTGGTACCAAGTGTGTACAGAAGTTGCTTATTTCCAAGTAGCACCCTTAAATGACAGTATTCGGTCATCACAGGTTAATGCTAGGTAAACCATCTCTAGATGTGTGATTTACATCCTAATGGtcatattattatatttgtcTGTGAATTACATGGGTAAAATTGAAATAGCCTTTTAGAAACCGTCTTTAGTAAATGTTGTGAGTGGCCTGTCCCATTTAAAGAAATGCATTTATCAAACAAATGATAACTAAAAGATGCCTTAATATACTTCGTGGGTGAACATGCTCACTGCACTATTGTGGATTCTACGTTTTTTGAACTGATTAATCAACTTAGCAAAGGCAAATTGGTCCTAATGACATTTTGACTGAGATTGGCCTTCTGTTAGGATGAACTATCAAAAATTTGATTATTAATGTGGACTAGCTGTTTGGCTGTTGATGTGTTGTGAGCTTCTGTACTTTGTCTAATGCAAAtcgttaatttttttcttttctttattccAGTTCATTTATGTTAATGAAATAATATGTTTAGCTAATTCTACCTTTTAGGTACCATTTGGACCTCTGCAAGAACGTCTTTGGGGAGAACATATATCCTGAAGTGGATGTGACCAATATATATTATGGGGGTACAAATATTGCTGGTAAGAACTGAATCCTTGTTACCCATCTTTTGGTCAGTCAAACTCTGACAACTTTATTGTCTACTTGCTACATTTTATAGTAATGCTATCATGTGGCTTCTGCATGTTTATGGAAGAAATGCAGTATGGCTGTAGTCTTCTAAGGTTGTTGACAAGGTTTTCTGATGTCAGAAATTCTTGATCAGGCTAAATGCATCATGCCACATTTGAATACTCAAAAGTTTAGCAGACATTGGAGATAGTTTGCACTCTGTACTTGCATGTTCGAAAAGTCGAGTAGGTCATGTTATGTATGTTGGATTTTCTCTTGTGCTTTTTTGCTAGATTATTTGAATGTCTTTGTGTGAAATCTATGTTCAAGCAGAGATCtgcatttcaaattttcaatatatatatgtatatgaatatctgtgttttgtatgtgtgtgcatgcgcacgtgtgtgtgtgtgtgtccatgAATTGCTTACATTCATATGATATTaatatttcagttttttaacttaaatgCAGCTTCCAAGATCATATTCACAAACGGCTCACAAGATCCTTGGCGCCATGCATCTAAACAAACATCAACTCCTGAAtgtgagttttttctttttttcttttttttttatttgaacttTTCCTCCTAGTAAAATTATCTTCCAGATAGTATTGGGAAACAATGGATATCATTACAGTATTCCTCTTAATCACAGAACTGATCAAAATTGTATGTGAGTCGAAGGATTATCCAGTCAGGCTACCTGTGGAATtaaatgcatgcatgcatagttccatttcttcttcttcctattgTGGGGCATTCATTTGCACTCACATGATGGGCATGTGCTTGTGTGCAAGTGCAGGTGATGTGCatgaatgcatgcatgtgtatgtgtgtgtttaaTCGGTATCAGTATACACTCACATTGTTCTTTGCTTATTGTCATGGTCTATTTCTTATCTACATACATGGATAAATCACAAGACAACATCAGCTACCTTATGTTCACGAATGGCACCACTAAAACTTGGACCACTCAAATATAATATTCCACTCTCTGCATTGTTCCCACTGGAATTTCCAGTTTATGGAAATTGTTAGATTGATGAACCTCGttacttatttctttttttcataaatgGAGTTATTATTTGGATTCTTGCAGTTGTTGATAATTGAAATGATGTTTCAATGGTATATCTTGTATGTTTGTGCTGAATAAGATAGAAGCAACAGATAGGTAAAGAATATCGTAGCAGAGGGGTTTTGAGGGCAGAGCCTAACGGTGTCCTTTCCTCTTCTTGGTTGTGAAGGAAACATTTATATGTTGTTTTCAGCATCACTTCTTAAACTTCTTAATAAAGAGACAAAATAGTTTGAAgttagtttaaattttaatattgaTTATGCAGTGCCTTCCTACATCATCACTTGTCATAATTGTGGCCATGGAAGTGATCTGAGAGGATGTCCCCAGTCACCTCTAAATATTGAAGGTAATTTTGTACTTCTTGTATCTCTGTAGCAGCATAAGCTTTTGCAATCATTTTAACTGTGTACTCTTTAGTTAATATGCCATGTGATCCACTAACTGCAGCAAAATGTTGATAATTAAGTAACCAACCCTTCATTAGTATGTTTACACAAGTTTGTCCCCTTGTCATCAGTTCAAAGTTCACCATGAATGTGATTTGTTTTAGCTACTTGAAACCAATAGCAGGGGTTTTTGCTTGGTTAATGAGTTAAAGTTTAGGTACTAGAAACCACTAGCATGGTTTTGCTTGGTTCATGAGTTAAAATTTAGGAacagtttgaaatttaaaaaaatactgCGTCCATTCTTAGGAAAGCTTTGAGATGCTTGGAGAAAGTTCCCAAATCCATTGCTTATAGACATTAAAATAATACGGACCTTGAAACAGTGACACGTCTGTAGATTtaactcttcattttttttaagcttgCCCATTTCAGTGGACAACTGCAACTTAATGCTATTTATGGGGCCAAAAATATGCATAGCTTCAGCTTTCTTGTCCCCGGCAAGCACCTGATCATCCAGCCAATTCAGTTGATTGTCATGCCTGATTCTCAAGCCTAATCTTGGTTCATCTTGAAATATGTCTAACGTTTTCGTTTCTGAATCTTTTAGGtgcaaaatattttcatttattgacATTTGGACCTCTGATGGGTTCCATATGTATGTATTGcgtttattcaaattttaatatggTAAAAGTTTCTGTAACTTCCAGATGTTACAATGAATCCTCTTCTGAACACTTCCAGTAAGGTTGTTTTGACATGGAACATATGTTTGTCTTCAAAATTTGCCTTGAATAGAGTATTAatagtttcattttgtttgatgtttTCTGAGGCTAATCAGCCAAGTTGGTTACTAGTATCCTCGACTGTGCACTATTCTGATGTTCTTTTTGGAACGTTGCAGGCGATGAACAAAATTGTACGTCTCCTGAAGCGGTTCATAAAGTGAGGCAGCAGATTATTGAACACATAGACCTATGGCTCTCGGAATGTCATGATTCTGATAGGAGTGCTATTTAGATGTTCTTCAGAGAAGGGAATAATAGCTTGTATATTTTAATTTGCTATATTCTGATTGTGGCTCGTAAATCTGACGGATGCTTAGCTCTGTATTACGCGTTGTATCCCGAATGCAGCATAGCTATGACGGCCTGCTGCCAAAGGTGATACCTACAGGAATAATTGACATATATTTTCAGGTGTAATCAAGTTGCATTAATTTACTTCAATAATGCGGCCGTTAAGACATGatctttttcaaattctccGTGTTATGTTTTACGTCAAAGCTAAGCTACGCACGTTTGCTGATACACCTACTGGATTTACACATTGTTGAACCATGGTATTTGGAGTAACTGAATGTTATGGAGAACTTTTAGCTGAGGAAGTTAAAAGGTGGCCATCCTATTAGGTTCAAAACAATGGATCAGAAATAGTTGAttcaaaagcaaagaaatgTTGATAGCAAAAAATTGTATATTCATGTCTACCAATCAAAATCCTGTCGGTAATGTTTTTGAATTGAAGTAGCATACACTATTTAATAGTTCTACAAAAGAGAGACAATGGAAGTCGGTCGTGTTGCTTAAGCAATAAATTTCTTGGTGAAGGGATCTCCAAACACATGAAGGCTATGCAATCAGGATTTTGTAACCAAGTTAAACTGGGAACCCTTGGAGTTCTGTTTACCAAAACTAGTACCTCAAGAATCGCGCAATTCTCATGATTCCACTTTTATAATTGAAGTTGAGATAAAATAAACTATTAATAAGATTTTCTCGAACAATGATTATCTGAATTTCTTCGCTGGACCTTGAACTCATTGGGGCTGTGACCCTGCTTATCGACAATATACCAATCACTTGAACACGCCATAATAATAAATTTCGATAACTATCAAAAGGTTCATTTGGTGAAGCTTGTATAAAATTTCTTACTTTAGACATTCGCATTCAGTCTTGTTTATGCCGTTTAATTTGGTTTAGGTACCATAGATGAACCTCATCCATCCATAGTTCGAAGCAAATGATCATCCATTGGGAATACTGCTATTTTTCCCTGATCCTTAAACCCCTTGTTAACCCTTTTCCAGCGTGTAAACCTGCCATTTGCTTAGAAATCGGCCTAGATATCAGGAAAACCATGAAGACTTGCATCTGTCATAAGTGCACGAGGGCTCCAAGCgccatttctttcatctttaaGACCATCGATTTTTAAACTGAAACAACATAATTCCCATCTGTTGGTTTCAAATTCTATTACGATCAAATCTTTTTCCAAGTATATGAGGTAACTCAAGCTTTGTTCTTTACAGCTAACTTAGCTGGCCACAGGAATTAGTGAACTTTAGCTCCTCGTACTGCCTATGCCACTTCAATgaaggtttatatatatatatatatatatatatatatatatatatatatatatatatatatatgagagaagagagagagagagagagagagagagagagagagagagagagagagagagagagagaaacaaaaatagcCTACATCATGAGTATTTAATCATTACAAGGCAGGACAAGAGGAAAGGAAATTGTGTGAAATCCTGCAACTGTAAGAGGCAAACAGCAAAACCTACTCCACACAGTATTAGTATTATGTAGGAACGGAGAAAGTATGGGGTGGTGGCATGGCGCAGCTACTTCGCTCAGTAGACATATCCCTTCACAAACATGCCTTGCTTAGACTCCTCGGTCTCTCCTTCACCAGTGTATTTTCCAAGCTGGGCAAGAGAGTTGGCCTTGGCTCTGAGGAGCAGTGCATCCTGTGCAGCCTTCACATTCTCGGGTCGCCCACCCCAGGTCTTGAGGCAAGTGTTCTGGAGAGCTCTCGCATATGAGAAGGAGACGTGCCATGGGTTCGAGCCCTGGTTCATGGCGTTCAGGTTGAGGGTAGCCTCCACTTCAGATTGTCCTCCAGACAAGAACTGCAAGTTCAAAGGCAGACACACATGATGAAATCATACCATGATCTATGGAAGATATTCTTCTCACTTTATGCAAACATCTGCTCCCATTATTAAGTATATGACATTATTGCCTCTGATGCTCCCAGGAAAAGCACTATACAGATTTCACATATCGCAAAAAGAGTAAGGATGAGATCATGACCCACGGATTCTCAGAAGGATCCATGTGAATTTGTTCTCATAATGACCCCCGTTCAAAATTGGCAGCAAAAATATAACAGGGATGAGATGATGGTACCATGATGCCGGGGACGGCAGGTGGAATCCGGCGGTGCAGGAGCTTCAGGGTGTATTCAGCAACTTGCTCAGGGGTAGCCCTCTCTTTGCATTCTGCTCCAGGGGTGACCATGCTGGGCTTCAAAAGGATACCTTCAAACATGACATTGTTCTCGGCCAAGTAGAAGAACACCTCAGCCCACACTTTCTGGGCCACCTCGAAGGTCCTGTCGATTCCATGATCACCATCCAACAAGATCTCAGGCTCCACAATAGGAACCAAACCATTGTCCTGTGCATAAATTCCATTGTCAGTAGCAGCAAAGTTGGCTGAACTACAAAAAGTGGCAAATATTTTTCAAGCAAAAACGTCTTTTAGGAAAATCATACTTGCGAAATCGCGGCATAGCGGGCGAGACCCCAGGCAGCCTCCTTCACAGCAAGAGCAGATGGACCATTTGGAATGCTCACAACAGTACGCCTGTTTGAGTAACGGGAATAGAAGTTCAGTTCTCAAAGGGACCGAAACCGTATTTCTCCAAGGAAATTTCCATGGACAAAGCAAGCCAACACATGAAGGCTTGCGTAAATTTACCATTTGGCAAAGCGAGCACCCTGCTGGTAGTAGGCTGCAGACCGTGAGGCAAGACCATCAAGACCTTGGCACCACGACTCATCATTGGATCCAGCAAGGGGCACCAGACCCTGCATCGCAGAACACAGAAAAGATCATGCATCAAATATGTCGACACATGTGGTACATACATGGTGATCATGGCATCAGAGTTGCAGCAGGGAAGTGTTGGTCGAGAGACTGATTGGTCTTACCTTGTCGACCTTGATACCAGGGACGATGTTCTGGGAGACCAGGACGTCGACCATCTTTTTGCCATCGGTAGTGGACTGGTAGAGGGTCTCCTCGAAGAGGATGGCGCCGGAGACGTAGTTGCCGAGGCCGGGTGCCGAGACGAGAAGGGTGCGGTAGGCCTGGCGGTTGGCCTCCGTGTTCTCCAGCCCGATGGAAGCCAGCCTCTTGCCGCATGTGGCGTTCGACTCGTCCATTGCCAGAATTCCCCTGCCCGGAGATGCAACAGTTTTCTGCACATCGCATATGACATTACGTACCACAGTGGGTCACCCTCGTTTTCACATCAATTCATTATTCGGATCTGTTAAAGCAAACACGGTCCAAGTGCCGAACCGAGCATGAAAACTTGCAAGGATCTGAGCCGTTTAAGAGTAAATATCTGATTTTGACCTCGTTGGATCCCGGTTCAGTTtcacaaaaaatcaaatacgAGTTCAAACCTGAACTCAAATTTGGTTAggttggatccaaatatattgCACTCGGCGAATCCCGAGTCATACACAAATATGACCCGTTCACATTCCTAAAGCAGGGGTTTAAGGCATATTCCATGGAGATTAAGAGACGAACTTAGGTGTAAAACTCAGTTTGATCATCGTCCTCAACTTCAGACTTAATTACGGGGATTTTTTATTGTTCAGGTTTTAGACCATCGCCAACCTTGGCGATCCGCATATAGAATCATAGATCCAATTAAAATGACATAGTTTTTAAGAGTGTAGTGTAGTTGGTCGGTTTGGGGGATGCACCAATGACTGTGTTCAGTCTCATAATGCTGCTCTTTTAAATTGTAAACTGTGGCATTTAAATTGAAAGGTGTATCGGATCCTACACAACCTTGTAACTTGTAACCTGAGATAACCTTTATTCTCTGAGAGCATAAGAAAAAAGAGGTGGCTTTCGCCTGTTGCATGTCACTAATTAAGATGACATAACTCAACTCCCAGAACAAGCTCTCTGACCCGGAGGGTTAGAAAGAGTGAGAACTGAATTTCATAAACTGCGTATGATCTACAGAGTCCGACTCAGATACTTTAGCTGGATATCTTTCTTCACCGAACCTGATTGGTACTAACTATTAGTGTCGTATTCAACTTATTGCTCAAGCAGTCCAACATCCAAGTACTGTAACAAGAATAAGCAAGAAAGAACTCAAAAAATTGAAGTTCACACTTCCAGGTCATCTTagggaagagagaaattttTGCGCCAAAATTTGTAATCTCAAACTTGGGCAGTTAAGAACTAGAGTTGGAAAGTATTgagaaccagagagagagagagagagagagagagggagttgcaGCGAATCATTCGTATACGTACCGCAGTCTTGACGAGTTCATCGGCGTAGGAGCCGGCCCGGACGACGAGTGCTGAAGGGGAGGTCGACGAGTTGATCTTGAAGCTGGCTGTGGAGGAGGAGCGAAGAGACTGCCCCTTCAAGAACTCGGATTTGTCGATCACCAGGGAGGACTTTAGCAGAGTTGCAGACGCCATTGCCTCCTCCCTTACTCTCTTCCTCTCGTAAGAAGGCGACTAGCTATACTCGCCTCCTTTTGTGCTTCCCTGGAGTTGCAGTAGCGCACCTTTTCTTGCTATATACTTGTAAAAGGATAGCTCATGCTTCAAGGCTGTCGCTTTTGAGGCTCATATTATCCTGCCAATCTCCTCTTGACACGTCAGCCATGATGGACACGTGGTAGCATCATGGAGGGCTGAGACAAGATTACGTGTGAGTGGTAATCTCCTCGTCTGGACCTTACAAAATGAGAGGCATTAATAAAAGTggttttgagagaaaaaaagggaaaagaaccAGTTCTTCTTGCTTTTGGAATGAAGCGGCCCATGGTGCCGTTAATTGTGAGCCACTAATTGGGAATGAATGGTTGTGATTGATGAAAGAGAAGGGCGAGGCATTgcccatgaaaaagaaaaacgactTCTTGACACAAGTGGTGAGTTTTAAAATCAAGTCCTGGCATCTGCTTGTCCATATTCTGCTCAAGTGGCAGCGTAGGAAAAAGACATTCAACTCTACGGTGTTCTCATTGTCAAGTGAGACCAACTTCAACCAGAACTTCCTGGTTCCCGTAGCGCAGGTAGTATGATGCGAGTAGGGAAGGCTGTTTGAAGTGAAGATCTCCTGCAAGTCTTATCTCTGCTATGCACTCTTAACCTTATCATGGTGTTGTACTTGTAAATCATGGTGATTGTACTGCTAATTAAGTTGGTTTGATCTTTGCTGGGTTATTCATCATGCATTTAGCTTCTCCTACTTCTGGTTGCCACTGTGGCAGAAAATGAACTGTATTAACTTTTatcttctttgctttttcttattcACAACCGACCCAAATCTTTATTCGATTGTGACTAGAGTAGAGATGCATCTAAGATAACAAGCTCTTTGAATCACAATCTCTttccacttagattttaaactGTCTAGTCCTTTGGTCCAGATGATATGGCTGCTGCTGTTTGATGCCTTTGAGCTTAAGGAAGCAACTGGACACCAAGGATCTCCCTTTTGCTTATTTCGAGAAAAATTGGACTTGAAAAATAATAGTTGGAATGCCCATGGCCAACCATATCCTATCCTCCTCATTTAAGGATGTTGGGTGGAGATTCAATCTGGGCCCATCCCCACGGTAATGGATGGATCATGCCCACAGACTGCAGTACGTAGCACTGCCATGTTAGGTTTCTAAAACACTACAGCTCTCCACCTTTCATGCTGCATTCTGAATAGGGACATGTTACTCATGACTCCGAATCCTGCAGGATCTACAGAAGAATATGACTAAATTAGATTCAGTGAGCAATCCTGCGGTATCTAAGCCGAACATAAAATACATGCAGCAGAAGGAGACCACACCCAAATTAAAATTAAGTATGACGCTCTTAATGTAAAGAACTGCCATAGACTGTATATGTGTTTGCTAAAGAACGGCATCGCCCAAGCCGGCGCGACCCTCTTAAATGTAAAGAAATGCAATACATCATACAACTATTCTGTACTTTTCTATTTAACTCTATAAAACTTGGACCTTCCAAATGCTTGGTTTCATATGAATGAGCTTTGAATCAATATCATAGTCTGCCCTCTATGTTCACAAAAAATCCATTGgattcaaaaaacaaaagattagCCTCAATTTGCGAAATCCTGACAACCTTCACAAGGGTAGGTGGGGTGAGGTTATCTTAACCAAGGTTCTGCGTCGAGGTTTGAAGCTGCACGCAACATACAGTTGAAACCCGCCGTGGATATGAAATTCTAAAATAATCTGGGAAAACCATTGCAGGCCACTCATCTGAAGACCACAAGATTCCAAGGAAGTTGCTCTCATATTCCAATTTTGTTTCTCTGCCAGTAAATAATCTTGAGGTAGAGGAGCAGATGGTTCAATGATGCATAGTTTTTCATTATGCCAACCAGTAAATTCAGTGTCATACGAAATACATATAATATGTGTGGTGTTCTCTAAGACACGAAGCAACCTGCAACTGACTCATTCTCCTAGAATGGCGAACCAGTTCAATTGAGATCCAGGAAAAAGCTGGTTGACTATGTACATGTGACCTCTAATTGAAGTCCTAATGTCCTTTGGTTGATCGATTTGACAACGTACCGTCAAATCGATTTTTGAGCAATATTTCTCTTTTAGTGTACATTCATGTTTTCTAATTCattaaaatttgacattttgatcattatcaaattttgaaggATATACCAACCGAAGCTTCACTCACTTGATAAATCACTCTTACCTGCAAGTTCTGTTTCTATTGTGCAGTAATTGTTTGTCCCTGTCCTGCAAGTTCTGTTTCTATTGTGCAGTAATTGTTTGTCCCTCTGTGGTTTTTGACATGATATTACTGGTAGGGCAATTCTCCTTACTGGTTAAGAGAGAAGTTGTGGTTATGAGGATACCAATGGTCTACTAAGGACAATGAACATGAACATATTATCCCACATAGGGCTGGAATATAATCAGAAGTAAGCCATGAACAAGGATGGATTTCAAAGAGAacctttcttcttttgcaaGCGTGATTCAGGGATCACTTGAATCACTAGGACCAATTTGAGTcaacttttaaaaacaaatagGATTGACAACGCTCTTCCGTGAGCTCGACGTGAGATAGACTAAATAATGGACTAGGGGATCATATCTTGAGGAAGGTAACATGAACCTTGTTCTCTATAGCCCGTCAGAACATTCATTTCCTACCCAAAGAAGTTCACCAGCAATACGAGTTACTTTGCCTTGCATTTGAACAAAAGTTTCCTCTTCTTGATCCACAACTAATAAGAAGCTCGGAGCACAACTTTAAAAAAGTCTTTCGACTTCTTTAGTGGCATAATTAATTCCAGAAAATGCTAGACAAATGAGAAATGCATTTCTAAAATGTCATTTAACTCATTTCCTTCATGATATTGTGCATTACCTATACTCCGGTTCATATTTATAATACATTGCACGCTGTGCAAGTCGAAAATGCGAATCTACAACCTGGCTAGGTCTTTAGCTTTTCATGGAACttgtttagaaaa
This window of the Nymphaea colorata isolate Beijing-Zhang1983 chromosome 2, ASM883128v2, whole genome shotgun sequence genome carries:
- the LOC116248592 gene encoding fructose-bisphosphate aldolase 1, chloroplastic, producing MASATLLKSSLVIDKSEFLKGQSLRSSSTASFKINSSTSPSALVVRAGSYADELVKTAKTVASPGRGILAMDESNATCGKRLASIGLENTEANRQAYRTLLVSAPGLGNYVSGAILFEETLYQSTTDGKKMVDVLVSQNIVPGIKVDKGLVPLAGSNDESWCQGLDGLASRSAAYYQQGARFAKWRTVVSIPNGPSALAVKEAAWGLARYAAISQDNGLVPIVEPEILLDGDHGIDRTFEVAQKVWAEVFFYLAENNVMFEGILLKPSMVTPGAECKERATPEQVAEYTLKLLHRRIPPAVPGIMFLSGGQSEVEATLNLNAMNQGSNPWHVSFSYARALQNTCLKTWGGRPENVKAAQDALLLRAKANSLAQLGKYTGEGETEESKQGMFVKGYVY